The Marinobacter sp. M3C sequence TGTTTTATTTTCGCCAGCCGGTATATGGTGATGAAGTTAACGACCAGCACCATAGCTTCCGCCAGCGTGCCGCCCACCAAACCGATGGCAATATTGTTCAGCATCCAGGCAACCGCGGCGGCGGCCAGCATAAGCCGCATGGGAATGCCCCTGAGCATGAACATGCCCAGGGTGCCGAAAATAGCCGCCGCAATGGCGAAAAAATCTATCGGGCTGCGCCAGCTCAGTAACGCAGCCACCAAATTTGCCGCCAGCATCACCTGCCAGCTGCCCATGTAACGCCGCGCCCCACGCCGGAGTCGAGCAGACGTTCTCTGGCTTGAGTCGGCATGCCGCCACACTAGCCCAATGCCAGGCATATTGGAACCGATCGGTACCATAATGTATAAACGGTACTGAATGGTTCCGTTTATATTTGAGCTGGAGAACTGACCATGGCCACGGCGATCGCTTCCCTCGTACTGACCGCTGCGCTCGTACTCGGTTCTCCGGGGCCGGCGGCCGGGCTCGGGGCCTTGTTCAGCCACTTTCCAAACCTCCGGCGTGTTTTGGAAACCGTTGCCGCGCTTTATATCGTCTACCTCGCCTATCGGGTCGCCACGGCTTCGCCGCCAACCGATCCGTCGAATGCCGGTGGTGCGCCGCGCTTTCGAGACGGCATGTTGCTCAACGTGATCAATCCCAAGAGTTACGCCGCTTTCCTCGCGATCTTCTCCCAGTCGATATTGCCGGTTGAATCGACGCTCTGGGCCTACGGCCTCACCGCTGTGACATGCCTTGCCGTGGCCGCATCGACCAACATCTTCTGGATAGCGAGCGGTCAGCTACTCACGTCCTGGCTCCGGGCGCCCGCACGCGGCACGCTTGATACGCGGCGTACTCGCCGCGGCCATGGTAGCTGCCGTGCTTTGGGCGATGTTCGGTTAATACGGGCGATGAATTGATTGGCGACGGCCCATGTTTTCCGGCTTCGGGGTCAGTCCCGAGGCCTTCGAGCACGCCTCTTCGTGAGGGTCACAAGTGTCTATGGATCGGGGTAAGTCCA is a genomic window containing:
- a CDS encoding LysE family transporter; protein product: MATAIASLVLTAALVLGSPGPAAGLGALFSHFPNLRRVLETVAALYIVYLAYRVATASPPTDPSNAGGAPRFRDGMLLNVINPKSYAAFLAIFSQSILPVESTLWAYGLTAVTCLAVAASTNIFWIASGQLLTSWLRAPARGTLDTRRTRRGHGSCRALGDVRLIRAMN